In Vanessa cardui chromosome 8, ilVanCard2.1, whole genome shotgun sequence, the following are encoded in one genomic region:
- the LOC124532067 gene encoding probable salivary secreted peptide — MKTVSIIFIVLASCLCVSYCKDLIVGTSFNNRLIWQEKAEYNSIPLKKRVKEVFFADPGQQIIKGIIARDLDHTDASATITSGGVGQSYANIRLKSERGSGLNYQIEIYV; from the exons atgaaGACCGTGTCAATTATTTTCATCGTTTTAGCGTCGTGTCTATGCGTGAGTTATTGCAAAGACCTAATTGTGGGAACGAGTTTCAATAACAGACTTATATGGCAAGAAAAAGCGGAATATAACTCTATTCCTCTGAAAAAGAGGGTCAAGGAAGTCTTCTTTGCTGATCCAGGTCAACAGATAATAAAG gGAATAATTGCAAGGGATTTGGATCATACGGACGCAAGTGCGACGATCACATCGGGAGGAGTTGGTCAATCTTACGCCAACATCAGATTGAAGAGCGAAAGAGGGTCGGGTCTAAACTACCAAATCGAAATCTACGTTTAG